The following proteins come from a genomic window of Mustela lutreola isolate mMusLut2 chromosome 6, mMusLut2.pri, whole genome shotgun sequence:
- the LOC131832986 gene encoding uncharacterized protein LOC131832986, translating to MCRECSAGSPSPSGPCFCAGAVLGHCLVPDRKGKALISSPWRRMLALGSYSISNYVQFMWCIPLIQSSLRCVDDDEYPGKPGKTVSQIYQLTPPSWCTLPRVERELPGEACVLVRAASKDRRSQTCWEPKHKPSESRGELQPRPTFSWVEFSRSAPFCSTLLQLCVADLPAVTPRDPETVCFLCWCLHCHRQGEAGMNSEGLGFGLGWDFRLICFLITVQAGTEEEESLGETHRLKGGRRKVGGSSNGPILVHRSRPCRETLEDWRRLIGRPASPLSWVHRKQKTTCRTGYIIWAARCEMKVWSLLVENY from the exons ATGTGCAGAGAGTGCTCCGCCGGATCCCCGAGTCCGTCTGGCCCTTGCTTCTGCGCGGGCGCTGTTCTGGGACACTGCCTCGTTCCTGATCGTAAAGGGAAAGCTCTCATTTCTTCACCTTGGAGAAGGATGTTAGCTCTGGGCTCATATTCCATCTCAAATTATGTTCAG TTCATGTGGTGTATCCCACTAATCCAGTCATCTCTGAGGTGTGTTGATGATGATGAATATCCCGGCAAACCTGGCAAGACTGTGTCCCAGATCTACCAGTTAAC GCCACCATCCTGGTGTACTCTTCCCCGGGTGGAAAGAGAACTGCCTGGAGAGGCCTGCGTCCTCGTCCGTGCAGCCTCCAAAGACCGCAGGAGTCAGACGTGCTGGGAGCCCAAACACAAGCCCAGTGAGTCCCGGGGTGAGCTGCAGCCTCGG CCTACTTTCTCCTGGGTAGAGTTTTCGCGGTCAGCGCCCTTCTGCTCTACTCTGCTTCAACTTTGTGTTGCTGACCTTCCCGCAGTTACTCCCCGAGACCCAGAAACAGTATGTTTCCTGTGCTGGTGTCTTCACTGTCACAGGCAAGGAGAGGCGGGAATGAACTCGGAAGGTCTTGGCTTTGGGTTAGGGTGGGATTTTCGCTTGATCTGCTTTTTAATCACTGTTCAGGCAggtacagaggaagaggaaagtcTAGGAGAAACACATCGTCTCaaaggaggcagaaggaaagtgGGGGGCAGTAGCAATGGCCCGATTCTGGTTCATCGATCACGACCCTGCCGTGAAACCTTGGAGGACTGGCGGAGGCTAATCGGGAGACCTGCATCTCCCCTTTCTTGGGTCCACAG GAAACAGAAGACCACATGTAGGACTGGTTACATAATTTGGGCGGCCCGGTGCGAAATGAAGGTGTGGAGTCTCCTGGTCGAAAATTATTAG